The nucleotide window GATGCCCAAGGATGGCCGCGCTGTTGGCTGCATGGATCAGCGGAACCGGGAGGCCGGCCTTACGCAGCCCGGCCAGGACCGTTTGGAACCGCTCGATCTGGATCTGGGTATAGGCAGGATCGGCATTATCGGCATCGGCCAGATGCGTCATGAGCCCTTCCAACCGCAACGGACCTTGGAAGACAGGGGATTGGAGCAGGGGCAATACTTGTTCCGACAGGAGACCGAGCCGTCCCATCCCCGTATCAACCTTGAGATGGACCGGGTAGGGATTCGACCTGCGGCCGAGCCTGGCCGCCAGCTCTGCCGCAATGCTCGACTCGTAAATGACCGGCGTCAGGGCATAGCCCAGCAGATCGGCGAGCTGGGCCGGAGGCAAAGCTCCCATGACCAAAATCTGCGCCTGGATACCGGCGTCACGAAGTTGGGCCCCTTCCTGGATCGTGGCGACCGCGAACCGCGTTACTCCTTGCTGTGCCAAAGCCTTGGTGATGGCGACGGCGCCGTGCCCATAGGCATCGGCCTTGACGACGGCCAGGATGTCGCAACCGTGGGACAAGAGTTGCCGCGCCTGCCGCAGATTGGACGTCAGGGCAGAGAAATCGACAGAAGCGATGGTCGGGGGTGCGGTCGTGAGGGGAGACACGCTGGTTACTGAGATCGAAGCGGACCGCGAGCCCGCTCAGATTTCGAGGATCTCCTCCTCCTTTTTCTTGAGGGTCTGGTCGACTTTCTGGACGTATTGATCGGTCACCTTCTGGATCTCGGCTTCCGCCTTGCGGACGTCGTCTTCAGACAACTTGCCGTCCTTGTGCAGGCCCTTGAGTTCCTCGTTGCCCTCGCGGCGGATGTTCCGAAGCTGGACCTTGCTCTCCTCCCCATGCTTCTTGCACAACTTGATCAGGTCCTTGCGCCGCTCCTCCGTCAGGGATGGGACCGGGATGCGAATCAACTTGCCGTCGTTGGAGGGGGTGAGCCCGAGCCCGGAGGCCTGGATGGCCTTCTCGATTTCCTTGATGAGGGCCGGCTCCCAAGGCTGTACGGTGATCAAGCGGCTCTCGGGCACGCCCAAATTGGCCACCTGCTTGAGGGGCGTCAACGTCCCGTAGTAGTCCACTTTCACCCCGTCCAGCAGAGCCAGGGAGGCACGGCCGGTCCTGAGGGTGGCCAGATCCCGTTTCAGATGTTCCAGCGCCCCTTCCATCCGTTCCTGGACTTGTTTGTGCGTGGCGCCCGACATAAGCCTCTTCCTCCGCCTCAGCGGCTGCCGGCGGTCACGAGCGTCCCGATCTTTTCCCCGCGCACGACCTTGGCCAGGTTGCCGCGTTCCTTCAGATTGAAGACGATCAGGGGCAGGTTGTTGTCCATGCAGAGCGTGACGGCCGTCGAATCCATGACTTTCAGGTTTTTATTGATGATGGACAGAAACGGCACCTCGGTGAACATCTTGGCGGTCGGGTTCGTGACCGGGTCCGCTTCGAAGACCCCGTTCACTTTGGTGCCTTTCATGATCACCTCGGCCCCGATCTCCATGGCGCGAAGGGCGGCGGCCGTATCGGTCGAAAAGTAGGGGTTGCCGGTTCCGCCGGCGAAGATGACGACGCGCTTCTTTTCCAGATGCCGGATCGCCCGGCGGCGGATGTATCCTTCAGCCAACTGCCGCATCTCGATGGCCGACTGGACGCGGGTCGTGACCCCTTTGCGTTCCAGCGCATTCTGCAGCGCCAGCGCGTTGAGCACGGTGGCAAGCATCCCCATATAATCCGCGGAGGCCCGTTCCATCCCGCTGGCACTGGCCGCGATGCCCCGGAAGATATTGCCGCCCCCGATGACCAGCGCTACTTCTACATTCAGCGCCACGACGGAGGCCACTTCCTCGGCCAGGCCTTCCAGCACGGACGGCTGAATACCGTAACCCTGGTCGCCGGCCAGAATCTCGCCGCTGATCTTGAGCAGGATCCGCCG belongs to Nitrospirota bacterium and includes:
- the alr gene encoding alanine racemase, producing the protein MSVTSVSPLTTAPPTIASVDFSALTSNLRQARQLLSHGCDILAVVKADAYGHGAVAITKALAQQGVTRFAVATIQEGAQLRDAGIQAQILVMGALPPAQLADLLGYALTPVIYESSIAAELAARLGRRSNPYPVHLKVDTGMGRLGLLSEQVLPLLQSPVFQGPLRLEGLMTHLADADNADPAYTQIQIERFQTVLAGLRKAGLPVPLIHAANSAAILGHPAAHFNLVRPGIMLYGYSTAPQSGQAETLKPVLSLRSQVAQVRSLAQGDSVGYNRSFVASRPSKIAVLPIGYADGYSRALSNRGHLLVQGRRCPVVGRVCMDMTLVDVTDLPDVRPGDEVVVIGRQGTDAILATDLAAWSGTIPYEVLCGIGPRVLRVYS
- a CDS encoding ribosome recycling factor translates to MSGATHKQVQERMEGALEHLKRDLATLRTGRASLALLDGVKVDYYGTLTPLKQVANLGVPESRLITVQPWEPALIKEIEKAIQASGLGLTPSNDGKLIRIPVPSLTEERRKDLIKLCKKHGEESKVQLRNIRREGNEELKGLHKDGKLSEDDVRKAEAEIQKVTDQYVQKVDQTLKKKEEEILEI
- a CDS encoding UMP kinase; amino-acid sequence: MSAAKYRRILLKISGEILAGDQGYGIQPSVLEGLAEEVASVVALNVEVALVIGGGNIFRGIAASASGMERASADYMGMLATVLNALALQNALERKGVTTRVQSAIEMRQLAEGYIRRRAIRHLEKKRVVIFAGGTGNPYFSTDTAAALRAMEIGAEVIMKGTKVNGVFEADPVTNPTAKMFTEVPFLSIINKNLKVMDSTAVTLCMDNNLPLIVFNLKERGNLAKVVRGEKIGTLVTAGSR